Proteins co-encoded in one Anabas testudineus chromosome 8, fAnaTes1.2, whole genome shotgun sequence genomic window:
- the praf2 gene encoding PRA1 family protein 2 has translation MAGVQPPPLRSLDDFLLSSARFAVPDVRDLDRWNNRIINNLLYYQSNYFLSALGFLLLVGYFQPFQLCVGAVVVTLFFLGFVWAAENQAPIRRFRRNHPSICVLAILLASYLFISVLGGVAVFLFGIAFPILMVLVHASVRLRSLKNKLENKLESIGLKRTPMGLLLEALGQEQEAGS, from the exons ATGGCAGGCGTGCAGCCGCCACCCCTCCGGAGCCTGGATGATTTTCTCCTGAGCTCGGCTCGGTTCGCCGTGCCCGATGTGCGCGACCTGGACCGCTGGAACAACCGCATCATTAACAACCTGCTGTACTACCAGAGCAATTACTTCCTGTCCGCGCTGGGCTTTCTGCTGCTGGTGGG GTACTTCCAGCCCTTCCAGCTGTGTGTCGGGGCGGTGGTGGTGACGTTATTCTTCCTGGGCTTCGTCTGGGCTGCTGAAAACCAAGCTCCCATTCGTCGTTTCCGTAGGAACCACCCGTCAATCTGTGTGTTGGCCATTCTTCTGGCCAGTTACCTCTTCATATCGGTGCTGGGAGGTGTGGCCGTGTTCCTGTTTGGGATAGCCTTCCCCATCCTGA TGGTTCTGGTTCACGCATCGGTGAGACTGCGCAGCCTGAAGAACAAGTTGGAGAATAAGCTGGAGAGCATCGGTTTGAAGAGGACACCCATGGGACTTCTGTTGGAGGCCCTGGGACAGGAACAGGAAGCTGGATCCTAG